One Streptomyces sp. RPA4-2 genomic window carries:
- a CDS encoding FMN-binding protein, whose protein sequence is MKKSHPIRRAVLAGAATVSGIVLLLSLKPASDPASASAQGAAAPQQSAAAQESPQGGSAQQSSSGARTVTGDVAQTQYGPVQVRVTVSGGKVTKSEVVQIPTGGRSTEVSNSSVPRLNQEAVAAGSADIDAVSGATYTSAGYKKSLQSALDKAKAQGGGASGSAGSTGAAGSSGSAGSSGSSAAPQAPAAQARTVTGSVAQTQYGAVQVRVTVSGGKITKAEAVQAPKGGLSDQKTAMAVPKLNQEAVAAGSADIDAVSGATYTSTGYKQSLQSALDKAGG, encoded by the coding sequence ATGAAGAAGAGCCACCCCATTCGACGTGCCGTGCTGGCCGGCGCCGCCACCGTGTCCGGGATCGTCCTGCTGCTGTCGCTGAAGCCCGCCTCCGATCCGGCGTCCGCGTCGGCGCAGGGCGCGGCGGCACCGCAGCAGTCGGCGGCGGCGCAGGAGTCGCCCCAGGGCGGCAGCGCGCAGCAGTCGTCCTCGGGTGCCCGGACCGTCACCGGCGACGTCGCCCAGACCCAGTACGGTCCTGTCCAGGTCCGTGTCACCGTCAGCGGCGGCAAGGTCACCAAGTCCGAGGTCGTCCAGATCCCCACCGGTGGCCGCAGTACCGAGGTGAGCAACAGCTCGGTGCCCAGGCTCAACCAGGAGGCCGTCGCCGCGGGCAGCGCCGACATCGACGCCGTGTCCGGTGCCACGTACACGAGCGCCGGGTACAAGAAGTCGCTGCAGTCGGCGCTCGACAAGGCGAAGGCCCAGGGCGGCGGGGCGTCGGGGTCGGCGGGGTCCACCGGTGCCGCGGGCTCGTCGGGCTCGGCGGGCTCGTCCGGTTCCTCCGCGGCGCCCCAGGCTCCCGCCGCGCAGGCCCGCACCGTCACCGGAAGCGTGGCCCAGACCCAGTACGGCGCCGTCCAGGTCCGTGTCACCGTCAGCGGTGGCAAGATCACCAAGGCCGAGGCCGTCCAGGCGCCCAAGGGCGGTCTGAGCGACCAGAAGACCGCGATGGCCGTTCCCAAGCTCAACCAGGAGGCCGTCGCGGCCGGAAGTGCCGACATCGACGCCGTGTCCGGTGCGACCTACACCAGCACGGGATACAAGCAGTCCCTGCAGTCGGCCCTGGACAAGGCCGGTGGCTGA
- a CDS encoding ferric reductase-like transmembrane domain-containing protein has protein sequence MSTIAGGRAARRQTLRRIRPRRSPAVPLLLAVWAGAAGVIWLWWSNTPSIADDNSKILNAGRITGLLAGYLMALVVLQMARVPALERRVGSDRVARWHAMSGRYTICLVLAHLVLIMWGYALQAGKSFGDIVQQTIDSIDQLPDMGKAAIGTGLLFLIGLLSIGPVRRRMGYDTWYHIHLLTYAAVFLTFWHQLSTGNEFAVEPTAKTVWYGLYGSVTALVLWYRIVAPIRLNLKHRMRVEAVVEETPGIVSVLISGRKLHRMGAEAGQFFRWRFLAPGMRLSSHPYSLSAAPRPTMLRITVKAIGDHSSALRDLRPGTRVWAEGPYGALTAAKRSRGKVLLVAGGVGITPMRALFETLPGSAGDLTLLYRANTTQDLALWDELASIAEERGARLMYAVNSPEGERPDISAETLSRKLPDIDRHDVFMCGPPGFAQQVYEALRGAGVPARRIHHESFEM, from the coding sequence TTGTCCACGATCGCCGGTGGCCGCGCCGCGCGGCGCCAGACGCTGCGCCGAATCCGCCCACGACGCTCCCCCGCCGTCCCCCTGCTGCTCGCCGTCTGGGCGGGCGCGGCCGGGGTCATCTGGCTGTGGTGGAGCAACACCCCGTCCATCGCGGACGACAACAGCAAGATCCTCAACGCGGGCCGCATCACGGGGCTGCTCGCCGGGTACCTGATGGCACTGGTGGTGCTGCAGATGGCCCGGGTGCCCGCCCTGGAGCGCCGGGTGGGCTCGGACCGCGTCGCGCGCTGGCACGCGATGAGCGGCCGGTACACGATCTGTCTGGTCCTCGCCCACCTCGTCCTGATCATGTGGGGCTACGCGCTGCAGGCGGGCAAGAGCTTCGGCGACATCGTCCAGCAGACCATCGACTCGATCGACCAGCTGCCCGACATGGGCAAGGCGGCGATCGGCACCGGTCTGCTGTTCCTCATCGGTCTGCTCTCCATCGGCCCGGTGCGCCGCAGGATGGGGTACGACACCTGGTACCACATCCACCTGCTCACCTACGCCGCCGTCTTCCTGACGTTCTGGCACCAGCTGTCCACGGGCAACGAGTTCGCCGTCGAGCCGACCGCGAAGACCGTCTGGTACGGGCTGTACGGGTCGGTCACGGCGCTGGTGCTCTGGTACCGGATCGTGGCCCCGATCCGGCTGAACCTGAAGCACCGGATGCGGGTCGAGGCGGTTGTCGAGGAGACGCCCGGCATCGTCTCGGTGCTGATCAGCGGCCGGAAACTGCACCGCATGGGTGCCGAGGCCGGGCAGTTCTTCCGCTGGCGCTTCCTGGCACCGGGCATGCGGCTCAGCTCGCACCCGTACTCGCTGTCGGCGGCGCCGCGCCCCACCATGCTGCGCATCACGGTGAAGGCGATCGGCGACCACAGCTCCGCGCTGCGCGACCTGCGGCCCGGCACCCGGGTCTGGGCCGAGGGCCCCTACGGGGCGTTGACGGCGGCCAAGCGCAGCCGCGGCAAGGTCCTGCTGGTGGCCGGCGGTGTGGGCATCACGCCGATGCGGGCCCTGTTCGAGACACTGCCCGGCTCAGCGGGCGATCTGACCCTGCTCTACCGGGCCAACACCACCCAGGACCTCGCCCTGTGGGACGAGCTGGCCTCGATCGCCGAGGAACGCGGGGCCCGGCTGATGTACGCGGTGAACAGTCCCGAGGGCGAGCGCCCGGACATCTCGGCGGAGACCCTGAGCCGGAAACTTCCCGACATCGACCGCCACGACGTCTTCATGTGCGGGCCGCCCGGCTTCGCGCAGCAGGTCTACGAGGCACTGCGCGGCGCGGGGGTTCCCGCCCGCCGCATCCATCACGAGTCGTTCGAGATGTGA
- a CDS encoding L,D-transpeptidase, with the protein MRLGAVALASASLLALAPGGPPPLPEQLADTGGGSQLITAQAPRADATSGTLTWWDRRDGHWVKTGSAVARFGAKGLVEGGSRRQSTNTTPTGLYGLPYAFGIRKAPDGTRAPYRRVRQESWWCEDNDSRSYNRWTEPRPADCRATESEHLITYDPQYAYALVVGFNYDKPVRGRGAGIFLHVDGRGATAGCVSVPVEAMRRILAWVDPARAPHIAIGTTGGGTALTRY; encoded by the coding sequence ATGCGCCTCGGAGCCGTCGCACTCGCGTCCGCGTCCCTTCTCGCCCTCGCCCCGGGCGGCCCGCCGCCCCTGCCCGAGCAGCTCGCGGACACCGGCGGCGGCAGCCAGCTGATCACGGCACAGGCGCCGCGCGCCGACGCGACGTCGGGCACGCTCACCTGGTGGGACCGGCGCGACGGACACTGGGTGAAGACCGGGTCGGCGGTGGCTCGCTTCGGGGCCAAGGGGCTGGTCGAGGGCGGCTCACGCAGACAGAGCACGAACACGACACCCACGGGGCTGTACGGCCTCCCGTACGCGTTCGGCATCCGGAAGGCGCCGGACGGCACCCGGGCCCCCTACCGCCGGGTGCGCCAGGAGTCCTGGTGGTGCGAGGACAACGACTCCCGCTCCTACAACCGCTGGACCGAGCCCCGCCCCGCCGACTGCCGCGCCACCGAGTCCGAGCACCTGATCACGTACGACCCGCAGTACGCGTACGCCCTCGTCGTCGGCTTCAACTACGACAAGCCGGTACGGGGTCGCGGCGCCGGCATCTTCCTGCACGTCGACGGGCGCGGGGCGACCGCCGGCTGTGTGTCCGTGCCGGTGGAGGCCATGCGGCGGATCCTCGCCTGGGTCGATCCCGCGCGAGCGCCGCACATCGCGATCGGAACGACGGGAGGCGGCACCGCCCTGACCCGGTACTGA
- a CDS encoding FAD:protein FMN transferase produces the protein MGTVFSFDVRGGEPGLVRAALDEAVAELHRVDEVFSTYREDSQLSRLARGELSVEECDPEVGEVLDLCAEAERLSAGWFSTRYGGRLDPTGLVKGWATERAARRMAAAGASGVSVNGGGDVQLFGVPGSHRPWRVGVSDPLRPGGLAAVVSAAGVDELAVATSGTAERGAHIVDPSTGRSAVTDLVAVTVVGPRLTWVDAWATAAFAMGSREALSWLESLPDIEALLITAGDEVRCTGGLAQRLG, from the coding sequence ATGGGTACCGTCTTCTCGTTCGACGTGCGCGGCGGCGAACCCGGTCTCGTCCGGGCTGCCTTGGATGAGGCGGTGGCCGAACTCCACCGGGTGGACGAGGTGTTCAGCACCTATCGCGAGGACAGTCAGCTCTCCCGTCTGGCACGTGGTGAGCTGAGCGTCGAGGAGTGCGATCCGGAGGTCGGCGAGGTGCTGGACCTGTGCGCCGAGGCGGAGCGGCTGAGCGCGGGCTGGTTCAGCACGAGGTACGGGGGACGGCTCGACCCGACCGGCCTGGTGAAGGGCTGGGCGACCGAGCGTGCGGCCCGCCGTATGGCGGCGGCCGGTGCGAGCGGGGTGAGTGTGAACGGGGGCGGTGACGTCCAGTTGTTCGGGGTTCCCGGTTCCCACCGTCCCTGGCGGGTCGGCGTCTCGGATCCGCTGCGTCCCGGTGGGCTCGCGGCCGTGGTCTCCGCCGCCGGTGTGGACGAGCTGGCGGTGGCCACCTCCGGGACCGCCGAGCGCGGCGCCCACATCGTCGACCCGAGCACCGGCCGCTCCGCGGTCACCGACCTGGTCGCCGTGACCGTGGTGGGTCCCCGCCTGACCTGGGTGGACGCCTGGGCGACGGCCGCCTTCGCGATGGGTTCCCGTGAGGCCCTGAGCTGGCTGGAGTCCCTTCCGGACATCGAGGCCCTCCTCATCACGGCGGGCGACGAGGTGCGATGCACCGGTGGTCTCGCCCAGCGCCTGGGATGA
- a CDS encoding arginine repressor, with translation MSQAQDHEHAGPAVPQTRTARHRRIVDILNRQPVRSQSQLAKLLADDGLNVTQATLSRDLDELNAVKIRNNDGDLIYAVPSEGGFRTPRVPLGESAKEERMRRLSSELLISAEASANLVVLRTPPGAAQFLASAIDQAELHDILGTIAGDDTLMLISRDATGGQALADHLLRLAQNDH, from the coding sequence ATGAGCCAGGCGCAGGACCACGAGCATGCCGGGCCTGCCGTGCCGCAGACCCGTACCGCACGCCACCGCCGGATCGTGGACATCCTCAACCGGCAACCGGTGCGCTCGCAGAGCCAGTTGGCGAAGCTCCTCGCCGACGACGGGCTGAACGTCACCCAGGCGACGCTCTCCCGGGACCTGGACGAGCTGAACGCGGTGAAGATCCGCAACAACGACGGCGACCTCATCTACGCGGTACCGAGCGAGGGCGGCTTCCGCACCCCGCGCGTGCCCCTGGGGGAGTCGGCGAAGGAGGAGCGGATGCGCCGGCTCTCCTCGGAACTGCTGATCTCCGCGGAGGCGTCCGCGAACCTCGTGGTCCTGCGCACCCCTCCGGGGGCCGCGCAGTTCCTCGCCTCGGCGATCGACCAGGCGGAGCTGCACGACATCCTCGGGACGATCGCCGGCGACGACACACTGATGCTGATCAGCCGGGACGCGACGGGTGGGCAGGCGCTGGCCGACCATCTGCTGCGGCTGGCGCAGAACGACCACTGA
- a CDS encoding acetylornithine transaminase, which produces MTANQELTERWQGSLMDNYGTPRLPLVRGAGTRLWDADGNEYLDFVGGIAVNALGHAHPAIVEAVSTQVASLGHVSNLFVAEPPVALAERLLQLFGRAGRVYFCNSGAEANEGAFKIGRLTGRGHMVATRGGFHGRTMGALALTGQPGKQEPFLPLPGDVTHVPYGDAQALAAAVTDDTALVVIEPIQGENGVVVPPAGYLKAARAITAATGSLLVLDEVQTGIGRTGHWFEYQAHEGVLPDIVTLAKGLGGGLPLGATVAFGRAAGLLGPGQHGTTFGGNPVVCAAGLAVLDTIASEGLLENVKRTSARLRDGIESLGHPLVDHVRGAGLLLGIVLTEPLAPQVQQAAQDAGLLVNAPAPDVVRLMPPLNLSDDEVDVLLGALPGVLDAVNGDGS; this is translated from the coding sequence ATGACCGCCAACCAGGAACTGACCGAGCGGTGGCAGGGCTCGCTCATGGACAACTACGGCACCCCGCGGCTGCCCCTGGTCCGCGGCGCGGGCACCCGGCTGTGGGACGCCGACGGCAACGAGTACCTCGACTTCGTCGGCGGTATCGCGGTCAACGCGCTCGGCCACGCCCACCCGGCGATCGTCGAGGCCGTCAGCACGCAGGTCGCCTCGCTCGGCCATGTCTCCAACCTCTTCGTCGCCGAGCCGCCCGTCGCGCTCGCCGAACGGCTGCTCCAGCTCTTCGGCCGCGCCGGCCGGGTGTACTTCTGCAACTCGGGCGCCGAGGCGAACGAGGGCGCCTTCAAGATCGGCCGGCTGACCGGCCGCGGCCACATGGTGGCGACCCGGGGCGGTTTCCACGGCCGGACCATGGGCGCCCTCGCGCTCACCGGCCAGCCCGGCAAGCAGGAGCCCTTCCTGCCGCTGCCCGGTGACGTCACCCACGTTCCGTACGGCGACGCCCAGGCGCTGGCCGCGGCCGTCACCGACGACACGGCGCTCGTCGTCATCGAGCCGATCCAGGGCGAGAACGGTGTGGTCGTGCCGCCGGCCGGCTACCTCAAGGCGGCCCGCGCGATCACCGCCGCCACCGGTTCGCTGCTGGTCCTCGACGAGGTGCAGACCGGAATCGGCCGCACCGGCCACTGGTTCGAGTACCAGGCACACGAGGGCGTCCTGCCGGACATCGTCACGCTCGCCAAGGGCCTCGGCGGCGGACTGCCCCTGGGTGCGACCGTCGCGTTCGGCCGGGCCGCCGGCTTGCTGGGACCCGGCCAGCACGGGACGACCTTCGGCGGTAACCCGGTCGTCTGCGCCGCCGGACTCGCCGTTCTCGACACCATCGCGTCCGAGGGGCTCCTCGAGAACGTGAAGCGTACGAGCGCACGGCTGCGGGACGGGATCGAGTCACTCGGGCACCCCCTGGTCGACCACGTCCGGGGCGCCGGCCTGCTCCTGGGTATCGTGCTCACCGAGCCGCTCGCGCCCCAGGTGCAGCAGGCGGCTCAGGACGCCGGTCTCCTGGTGAACGCGCCCGCCCCCGATGTCGTACGGCTGATGCCCCCGCTGAACCTGAGCGACGACGAGGTGGACGTCCTGCTCGGAGCCCTTCCCGGCGTCCTCGACGCAGTCAACGGGGATGGATCCTGA